AGCAAAATTAGAAAGAAGTGTGTGATCTACAATGCATAATTACAAATATCAAAGTAGTAATGTATGATATTGGATTTATGTATTATAACTAAGGATGACACATGCGACATACCACCCTATCTATGATAAACCAACATAACTAAACAAATTCAGAGCAGATCTACTAAAGTCTAGCATACAAGATCATAATTTCACACTAGATATGGACATTCATGCATGGTTCAAATCTAGAAACAACAGTGACAAATATAGAAACATCAGACCATATATTGCTCTGTGTGGTCTGATGCTTCCGCAAGTTATTGAAAGAGAAACCACTCAATCATCATCCCATATATGTAATTTACAAACAAAATGATAGTGAATCTAATAATTTAAAATGTTTCTAGGTTATTCATATATAGTGAAGCATATTGGACCAGATGAACATGGAACTGTAAATTAATATAGCTCCCCAGATAATGCCCGAACCTAGCTATTAGGGTTAGTATGTATGGTCGGCCGCTTTCTACATCGCCAATAACAACTCTTTATGACCTAAACCTAATACATTGTGTAACCTAACCTAATCCAATCGAGTCAAATCTACCTTGATGAAGGTACGAGGACATATTCCAATCTATCCAAATCTCAATCAGACACAAGTAACAAGCCACACTAAACAAAAACGATGTTGATTCCATCAATGGGGGATAGTAAAACAATAGATCTAGAGAATGTCAAGGaacaaatcaaaggatggaaagtAATCACACCAGTGCGAGGTCGAATATGGTGGCCGTGTCGACCTTGACGAAATTGGCGTCCCAGTTTTTGAGGTCCTCTGCGGGCGCCGCAGGCACAGCCGATGTAGCACCTAACGGCCTAGCTCCTCCTCCAAAATCAGATGTGTCGGTGGCCTTTGCTTGGACGTGTTTGTTGCAGTACTCAATGACCTTGGAGAGGATCTTTGAGTTGACATTGCGGAGCAACAAGCCGTTGTCAGTATATTCGTCCTCGATCATGTGCCGGATCATTTGCGACTCCATGGCCACCGCCTGCTCCACCTCAAACTCCTTACCGTCTGAACTCTTGAGCttgatgatcttgttcttgcccTCTGCGGTCGCCATCGGGTGGATCGGAGCTAGGGTTGGGGTCGGAAAATTGGGGATCGAGGAAACCCTAACTAGA
The sequence above is drawn from the Triticum aestivum cultivar Chinese Spring chromosome 7A, IWGSC CS RefSeq v2.1, whole genome shotgun sequence genome and encodes:
- the LOC123149929 gene encoding SKP1-like protein 1, translated to MATAEGKNKIIKLKSSDGKEFEVEQAVAMESQMIRHMIEDEYTDNGLLLRNVNSKILSKVIEYCNKHVQAKATDTSDFGGGARPLGATSAVPAAPAEDLKNWDANFVKVDTATIFDLALAANHLNIRGLLDLTCQTVADMITGKTPEEIRKIFNINEKLRPEEEEKIRREIQWAFE